One segment of Cyanobacteria bacterium FACHB-DQ100 DNA contains the following:
- a CDS encoding AMP-binding protein, with amino-acid sequence MIDAEKLNPETALLGHTLPSLLSDACNLRPNATALNQWTDAGWRSLSNRAFQMQAESLALGLLDLGLERDDRVALLMSSDVNFAIADMACAIAGLIDVPIDLTQTPETIVLILKQSGSKALIVSNLDLLQQVIPYLDPLKYILLAEVPEGWRSNDPQRLYSFDQISCVTHSIDRVNALYRLLSPQDLATIVYVPGADGEWLGVMLTHESLAGNALAAFAALSRLQWGTAEISLSFLPLTHVFARCLIYGHFYYGHTIYFSTANRVFKHLQEVKPTILATVPLLLERLYSKTLEQSEKLTSKRERIAFKLALQLAKRHQLGQSRIDPLLQKFVARFGFSRWRSLFGNRLKYVLCGGAALKPELATVFAAAGIDIYQGYGLTQASAVVSCNRDRANRAGTVGKVIQGVEVAIAPDHEILVRGAYLMRGYYQNPKATEAAIDPEGWLHTGDLGTLSTDGFLQVTGQKKALFKLANGKYVAPHPIQARLKRSPLVKDAIVVGAGQKVCGALIVPNIEALQHQKLVGDPATLLKHPCVQRLMGATVDEANCHQPYWAAVKRFRLISDATNLTELTKETRLLYSEDKTQDASDFNLQELDCPILAVEACPTFARSLNPRFTTS; translated from the coding sequence ATGATTGATGCTGAGAAACTTAATCCAGAAACCGCTCTGTTAGGACATACTTTACCATCATTGTTATCAGATGCCTGCAATCTGCGCCCGAATGCAACTGCCTTAAATCAATGGACAGATGCAGGATGGCGATCGCTCTCGAATCGAGCTTTTCAGATGCAGGCGGAATCTTTAGCGCTGGGCTTGCTCGATCTCGGATTGGAGCGGGACGATCGAGTGGCGTTGTTAATGTCGAGTGATGTGAACTTTGCGATCGCAGATATGGCATGTGCGATCGCCGGATTGATTGATGTCCCGATTGATCTGACTCAAACCCCGGAAACGATTGTTTTAATTTTGAAACAAAGCGGCTCAAAGGCGTTGATCGTTTCAAATCTAGATTTGCTTCAGCAGGTGATACCTTACCTTGATCCGCTGAAATATATTCTTTTAGCTGAAGTTCCCGAAGGCTGGCGATCCAATGATCCACAGCGCCTCTACTCGTTTGATCAAATCAGTTGCGTGACGCATTCGATCGATCGAGTCAATGCACTGTATCGATTGCTTTCTCCCCAAGACTTAGCAACGATCGTGTATGTCCCTGGAGCCGATGGAGAATGGCTCGGAGTCATGCTCACGCATGAAAGCCTTGCTGGAAACGCCTTGGCTGCGTTCGCAGCTTTATCGCGGCTGCAATGGGGAACAGCAGAAATTTCTCTTTCATTTCTGCCTCTAACTCATGTGTTCGCTCGATGCCTGATTTATGGTCATTTTTACTATGGACATACAATTTATTTCTCGACTGCCAATCGCGTGTTTAAACATCTGCAAGAAGTCAAGCCGACGATTCTGGCAACTGTTCCTTTATTGCTAGAGCGGCTTTATAGCAAAACGTTGGAACAGTCGGAGAAATTGACTTCTAAGCGGGAACGAATTGCATTTAAGCTGGCATTGCAGCTAGCAAAACGACATCAGCTTGGACAGTCAAGAATTGATCCGCTCTTGCAGAAATTTGTAGCTCGGTTTGGGTTTTCACGGTGGCGATCGCTGTTTGGAAATCGATTAAAGTATGTGCTTTGTGGTGGGGCAGCGTTGAAGCCAGAGCTAGCGACCGTGTTTGCGGCAGCGGGCATTGATATCTATCAGGGGTATGGGTTGACACAGGCAAGTGCAGTCGTGAGTTGTAATCGCGATCGTGCGAATCGTGCTGGAACAGTCGGGAAAGTGATTCAAGGCGTGGAAGTCGCGATCGCGCCTGATCACGAGATTCTAGTGCGGGGAGCTTATCTGATGCGCGGGTATTATCAAAATCCCAAAGCAACTGAAGCAGCGATCGATCCTGAAGGTTGGCTACATACGGGAGATTTAGGAACGTTGTCAACCGATGGATTTTTGCAAGTGACTGGACAGAAAAAAGCGCTGTTTAAGTTAGCGAATGGAAAGTATGTTGCACCGCATCCGATCCAGGCACGATTAAAACGATCGCCGTTGGTGAAAGATGCGATCGTGGTTGGAGCAGGACAAAAGGTGTGTGGAGCGCTAATTGTTCCAAACATTGAAGCATTGCAGCATCAGAAATTAGTAGGCGATCCAGCAACATTACTTAAGCATCCTTGTGTGCAGCGATTGATGGGCGCAACCGTCGATGAAGCGAACTGTCATCAGCCTTATTGGGCAGCCGTGAAGCGGTTTCGATTAATCAGTGATGCGACGAATTTAACTGAACTGACCAAAGAAACTCGATTGTTGTACAGTGAAGATAAGACTCAAGACGCTTCAGACTTCAATCTTCAAGAGTTAGACTGTCCGATCCTTGCGGTTGAAGCTTGTCCAACCTTTGCTCGATCGCTGAATCCTCGATTTACAACCTCTTAA
- a CDS encoding enoyl-CoA hydratase/isomerase family protein, whose translation MFQPFRTVAVLGAGVMGSQIAAHLANIGLSVHLLDIAAPTGAKNDVVEGAFKKALKLSPPILFTEKTARKITLGNFDEHFDRLRSVDWIIEAVIEDLQIKQQLMERLESIIQPETIVSTNTSGLPIRWIAKGRSEAFRKRFLGTHFFNPPRYLKLLELIPTQDTDAAVLDRMKWFAELYLGKGVVIAKDTPNFIANRIGIFVTLLGLKAWTEQGYSIEEIDTLTGTLIGRPKSATFRTADLVGLDTLVAVADHLYQAAPKDEHREMFRVPDVLRKMVATGTLGAKSGQGFYKKQQGQILSINPKTFAYEPAQPLNLGELDQINALPLHDRIRRLYTSPGRAGDFFRQSTLEMLNYGAHRIPEIADDPHEVDRAMRWGFGWEIGLFELWDLLGFETVLADMQAAQMTVPDWVKHSFYPNVVIEEKQPVWQNAEAALLDMGDQVLLYEFRSKGNTLSNKVLEGFAVALSMLETTDYKGLVIGNNSDHFSGGANLVEMATIAQTGNWSAIETLISEFQALLQRIHYSPKPIVAAIQGRVLGGGCELVMACPKVVAAAETYIGLVEVGVGLIPGAGGLMRMVSRAAERSATETPSQVLPFLRTAFETIATAKVSTSAAEAQMLGFLPCDAQILINGEHRLEVAKAEVLHLDRIGYVPPAQNCSIFVLGQAGRAALEHTAYVFEQAGYASEYDRYLASRLAFVMTGGELTAPAFVSEDYLLQLERESFVPLLHQAKTQARIAHLLKTKKPLRN comes from the coding sequence ATGTTTCAACCATTCCGAACAGTCGCAGTATTAGGCGCAGGTGTGATGGGAAGTCAGATCGCAGCACATCTGGCAAATATTGGATTATCTGTGCATCTTTTAGACATTGCTGCTCCAACTGGAGCGAAAAATGATGTCGTTGAAGGTGCATTTAAAAAGGCATTGAAACTATCACCACCGATTTTATTTACGGAAAAGACTGCAAGAAAAATTACGCTGGGTAACTTTGATGAGCATTTCGATCGACTTCGTTCGGTTGATTGGATCATCGAAGCCGTGATCGAGGATTTGCAGATCAAGCAACAGTTAATGGAACGCTTAGAATCAATTATTCAGCCTGAAACGATCGTTTCGACAAATACCAGTGGATTGCCGATTCGCTGGATTGCTAAAGGACGCTCAGAAGCATTTCGCAAGCGATTTTTAGGAACCCACTTCTTTAATCCACCGCGCTATCTAAAACTGCTAGAACTGATTCCAACTCAAGACACGGATGCGGCAGTCCTCGATCGCATGAAATGGTTTGCTGAGTTGTACTTAGGAAAAGGCGTGGTGATTGCCAAAGATACACCGAACTTTATTGCGAATCGGATTGGCATCTTTGTCACGCTATTGGGATTGAAGGCTTGGACTGAGCAGGGTTATTCGATCGAAGAAATCGACACGTTAACCGGAACCCTGATTGGTAGACCTAAATCAGCCACATTTCGGACAGCAGATTTAGTTGGGCTAGATACCTTAGTCGCAGTTGCCGATCATCTCTACCAAGCTGCACCGAAGGATGAGCATCGCGAGATGTTCCGTGTGCCGGATGTGTTGAGAAAAATGGTTGCAACTGGGACATTAGGCGCGAAAAGTGGACAGGGATTTTATAAAAAGCAGCAGGGACAGATTTTATCGATCAATCCAAAGACGTTTGCTTATGAACCTGCTCAGCCTTTGAACTTGGGTGAATTGGATCAGATTAACGCTTTACCTTTGCACGATCGCATCCGCAGGCTTTACACCAGTCCAGGACGCGCTGGAGACTTCTTCCGACAAAGCACATTAGAGATGCTGAACTATGGCGCACATCGGATTCCTGAGATTGCCGATGATCCGCATGAAGTCGATCGAGCCATGCGCTGGGGGTTTGGTTGGGAGATTGGGCTGTTTGAACTTTGGGATTTACTTGGATTTGAAACGGTGTTAGCAGATATGCAAGCTGCACAAATGACAGTGCCTGATTGGGTTAAACACTCTTTTTATCCAAACGTTGTGATTGAGGAGAAACAACCCGTTTGGCAGAATGCGGAAGCTGCTTTGTTAGACATGGGCGATCAAGTGCTATTGTACGAATTTCGATCGAAAGGAAATACACTAAGCAACAAAGTGCTCGAAGGCTTTGCAGTGGCGCTATCAATGCTAGAGACTACCGACTACAAAGGATTGGTGATCGGGAACAATAGCGATCATTTCTCAGGCGGAGCAAATCTCGTAGAGATGGCAACGATCGCACAAACCGGAAACTGGAGCGCGATCGAGACTTTAATCTCAGAGTTTCAAGCATTGCTTCAGCGAATTCACTACTCGCCGAAGCCGATTGTTGCAGCAATTCAGGGGCGCGTGTTAGGAGGTGGATGTGAGTTAGTTATGGCTTGCCCGAAAGTCGTTGCAGCGGCTGAAACCTACATTGGACTGGTGGAAGTTGGAGTGGGATTGATTCCGGGGGCGGGGGGACTGATGCGAATGGTGAGTCGAGCCGCAGAACGGTCTGCAACAGAAACGCCAAGCCAGGTTTTACCTTTTTTGAGAACTGCGTTTGAAACGATCGCTACAGCTAAAGTTTCCACCAGTGCCGCAGAAGCACAAATGCTAGGTTTCTTGCCGTGTGATGCGCAAATTTTGATCAATGGAGAACATCGATTAGAAGTTGCAAAAGCAGAAGTCTTACATCTTGATCGTATTGGCTATGTTCCACCTGCTCAGAACTGTTCAATTTTCGTACTTGGACAAGCCGGACGAGCCGCATTAGAACATACGGCCTATGTGTTTGAACAAGCTGGATATGCGAGTGAATACGATCGCTATTTAGCCTCTCGACTAGCGTTTGTGATGACAGGCGGAGAACTAACTGCACCTGCCTTTGTGTCTGAGGATTATCTATTACAACTCGAACGTGAATCATTTGTGCCGCTGCTTCATCAGGCAAAAACTCAGGCACGAATTGCACATTTGCTCAAAACGAAAAAGCCGCTCCGCAATTGA
- a CDS encoding acetyl-CoA C-acyltransferase, whose translation MQPAYIVSSVRTAIAKAPRGKLRNMRSDDLGAIVLKAALETVPDLDLNQIEDVVFGCAFPEAEQGFNLGRVIAQRAGLPDSVAGATVNRFCASGLQAIALAHQAIVTEQAAVMVAGGAESMSLIPMGGHDLLPNPALMSELPEVYCTMGATAENVRQQYDVSRADQDAFALRSHQRAIQATQTGRFHDELIPVPIHETIYQDGKPEVVESILQTDEGPRPDTSLEALLKLPAVFRVEGTVTAGNSSQTSDGAAATILVSEAKLKEFKLQPLGRMLGFAVAGVPPEVMGMGPVLAIPKVLQQVGLGLEDIGLIELNEAFAAQSLAVIRKLGLNEEIVNVNGGAIALGHPLGCTGARVTATLLHEMKRRGVRYGLASMCVGGGMGAAAVFESL comes from the coding sequence ATGCAACCTGCTTATATTGTTAGTAGTGTAAGAACTGCGATCGCTAAAGCACCCCGCGGAAAGCTGCGGAACATGCGATCCGATGACTTGGGCGCGATCGTACTCAAAGCCGCACTCGAAACAGTTCCTGATCTCGATCTCAATCAGATTGAAGATGTGGTTTTTGGGTGTGCCTTTCCCGAAGCAGAACAAGGATTCAATTTAGGGCGAGTGATTGCTCAACGGGCTGGATTACCTGACTCTGTAGCAGGAGCAACCGTAAATCGATTTTGTGCATCGGGACTGCAAGCGATCGCACTGGCACATCAAGCAATTGTGACCGAACAAGCAGCGGTAATGGTTGCGGGTGGTGCAGAGTCGATGAGCTTAATTCCGATGGGCGGGCATGATTTGTTGCCGAATCCAGCTTTAATGTCAGAGCTACCTGAAGTGTATTGCACTATGGGAGCGACAGCAGAAAACGTCAGACAGCAGTATGATGTTTCTCGCGCCGATCAAGATGCGTTTGCACTGCGATCGCATCAACGCGCCATTCAAGCAACCCAAACAGGGCGATTTCACGATGAGTTGATTCCGGTTCCCATTCACGAAACGATTTATCAGGATGGTAAGCCTGAAGTTGTGGAAAGTATTCTGCAAACCGATGAAGGACCGAGACCAGATACTAGTCTAGAAGCGCTCTTAAAGTTACCTGCGGTGTTTCGGGTAGAAGGAACAGTCACAGCCGGAAACTCTTCTCAAACTTCGGATGGTGCAGCAGCGACGATTTTAGTCAGTGAAGCGAAGCTGAAAGAATTCAAGCTTCAGCCTTTAGGACGAATGTTAGGATTTGCTGTTGCAGGTGTCCCGCCTGAAGTCATGGGCATGGGGCCGGTCTTGGCGATTCCTAAGGTTTTACAGCAAGTCGGTCTGGGACTAGAAGACATCGGATTGATTGAGTTAAACGAAGCATTTGCCGCACAATCCTTAGCCGTGATTCGCAAGTTAGGGCTGAATGAGGAGATTGTGAATGTGAATGGAGGTGCGATCGCATTAGGACATCCTTTGGGATGTACGGGAGCGAGGGTGACAGCAACCTTACTACATGAGATGAAACGCCGAGGTGTTCGTTACGGATTGGCTTCGATGTGTGTCGGTGGTGGAATGGGCGCGGCGGCAGTATTTGAAAGTCTGTAG
- a CDS encoding acyl-CoA dehydrogenase, producing MLLLQFALLIVLLLTLGFIGVPLWMWLGYGAIALFIFNASLWLWGIYAAIGLILAVPQIRRRVLTTPIMKVMRVPKISDTERAAIEAGTVWIEREFFSGAPDFERMNQAIYPEVTPELQTFLDTHVEQVCQMATDWDIHQRKDLPVAVWDYLKQERFFGMMIPIEYGGLGFSNFAYSSVMAKLASRSFIYTATVGVTNSLGPAKLLLNYGTSAQKDYYLPRLAKGDEIPCFALTEPTAGSDAASITAKGIVFRGDEGQLWVRLNFRKRYITLGTIATLIGLAFKLYDPDNLLGKGEEVGITCILIPANTEGMILGKRHDPMGVPFYNSPVEGRDVIVSTDQIIGGVEQAGQGWKMLMQTLAAGRGISFPASCTGVAKLVARVTGDYAKVRQQFGRSIGQFEGIEEPLARIGGLTYLLDATRIYTAGAVDAGEKPAVVSAIAKYQFTEITRKLVNDGMDILGGSGICRGSRNLLANFYTAMPIPITVEGSNILTRTLMIFGQGVIRCHPYLYAEVIAIEAGDAISFDQVLWKHIGSIVRNKVRSILLSLSRGYLALVPGTKFTKRYYQKLAWSSAMFAFLTDLLLVGLGGTLKRHEKLTGRLADWLSWMYLSMATLRRFAAEGEQPADLIFVQWAMNYSFAQMQQALEGILANLPIPTIARSILLSFVRINPLSTIPTDTLGSQVAQALQTTGESRDRLTAGVYIPTHSDEALGRLEQAFQLCEQAEAVIKKVKQASRSGQFPQEKGETLVETALKIGVITQAEADLMRLAESARFDAIQVDAFTLPEYQGNGAAFASSFSSHVKTADSAKLSLT from the coding sequence ATGCTTCTCTTACAATTTGCACTCCTGATTGTCTTGCTACTGACGCTCGGATTTATCGGTGTGCCGCTTTGGATGTGGTTAGGATATGGCGCGATCGCGCTTTTTATCTTCAATGCATCACTCTGGCTCTGGGGCATTTATGCTGCGATCGGGCTAATTCTAGCAGTGCCTCAAATTCGGCGACGAGTGCTAACAACACCAATCATGAAAGTAATGCGTGTCCCTAAAATTTCGGACACGGAGCGTGCCGCGATCGAGGCTGGAACCGTCTGGATCGAAAGAGAATTCTTTTCAGGTGCGCCGGATTTTGAACGCATGAATCAGGCTATCTATCCTGAAGTCACACCCGAATTGCAGACATTCTTGGATACGCACGTTGAGCAAGTTTGTCAAATGGCAACAGATTGGGACATTCATCAGCGCAAGGATTTACCTGTCGCAGTGTGGGACTATCTCAAGCAGGAGCGATTCTTTGGCATGATGATCCCGATCGAATATGGCGGCTTGGGATTCTCGAACTTTGCCTATAGCAGTGTGATGGCAAAACTTGCTTCTCGATCGTTTATCTATACTGCGACTGTTGGTGTCACGAACTCTCTCGGTCCCGCTAAGCTATTGCTCAATTATGGAACTTCAGCCCAAAAAGATTACTACCTCCCTCGACTTGCAAAGGGTGACGAAATTCCTTGTTTTGCTTTAACCGAACCCACTGCGGGATCAGATGCCGCAAGTATCACCGCTAAAGGCATTGTATTTCGAGGAGATGAGGGTCAACTGTGGGTGCGATTGAACTTCCGCAAGCGTTATATTACCTTGGGCACGATCGCAACTTTAATCGGACTCGCCTTTAAGCTCTATGACCCAGACAATCTACTCGGCAAAGGGGAAGAGGTCGGAATTACCTGCATTCTGATTCCAGCGAATACAGAGGGCATGATTCTAGGAAAACGACACGATCCGATGGGAGTTCCGTTCTACAATTCCCCGGTTGAAGGTCGAGATGTGATTGTTTCAACTGATCAAATCATTGGAGGTGTAGAGCAAGCTGGACAAGGTTGGAAGATGCTTATGCAAACCTTAGCGGCAGGGCGAGGCATTAGCTTTCCGGCAAGCTGTACGGGAGTTGCGAAGTTAGTTGCTCGTGTCACAGGTGATTATGCCAAAGTCAGACAGCAATTTGGTCGATCAATTGGTCAATTTGAAGGCATCGAAGAACCGCTCGCGAGAATTGGCGGACTGACTTATCTACTAGATGCGACTCGAATCTATACAGCGGGTGCGGTTGATGCGGGTGAAAAACCAGCGGTTGTTTCTGCGATCGCGAAGTATCAATTCACCGAAATCACGCGCAAATTAGTCAACGACGGCATGGACATTCTTGGCGGCTCAGGTATTTGTCGCGGGTCAAGAAATCTCCTAGCAAACTTCTACACTGCGATGCCGATTCCGATCACAGTCGAAGGCTCGAACATTCTCACGCGCACCTTGATGATCTTTGGACAAGGTGTGATTCGCTGTCATCCTTATCTCTATGCGGAAGTGATAGCAATTGAAGCGGGAGATGCGATCTCATTTGATCAAGTCTTGTGGAAACACATTGGTTCGATCGTTCGGAATAAAGTTCGATCAATTCTACTCAGTTTATCTCGTGGCTATCTTGCTCTAGTACCAGGAACCAAATTCACAAAGCGCTACTATCAAAAGCTGGCTTGGTCTTCTGCCATGTTTGCATTTCTCACTGATCTCTTATTAGTCGGTTTGGGGGGTACGCTCAAACGCCATGAGAAACTGACCGGAAGACTTGCGGATTGGCTATCTTGGATGTATCTCAGCATGGCAACATTAAGACGATTTGCAGCCGAAGGAGAGCAGCCAGCAGATTTGATCTTTGTACAATGGGCAATGAACTATAGCTTTGCTCAAATGCAACAAGCTTTAGAAGGGATTCTAGCGAACTTGCCAATTCCGACGATCGCCCGATCAATTCTCCTGAGCTTCGTTAGAATCAATCCGCTCAGCACCATTCCGACTGATACACTCGGAAGTCAAGTTGCACAAGCATTACAAACGACCGGAGAAAGTCGTGACCGGCTCACGGCTGGCGTTTACATTCCCACGCATTCTGATGAAGCATTGGGACGATTAGAGCAAGCATTTCAGCTTTGTGAGCAGGCTGAAGCCGTGATCAAGAAGGTCAAGCAAGCAAGCCGCTCAGGACAGTTCCCCCAAGAAAAAGGAGAAACATTAGTCGAGACAGCGCTGAAAATCGGAGTGATCACGCAAGCAGAAGCAGACTTAATGCGTTTGGCAGAATCTGCACGATTCGATGCCATTCAGGTTGATGCTTTTACCCTGCCGGAATATCAGGGAAATGGCGCAGCATTCGCAAGCAGTTTCTCTTCGCACGTGAAGACCGCAGATTCCGCTAAACTCTCACTCACGTAA
- a CDS encoding catalase family protein, producing the protein MTNSNQYVRYSHDVEVKQSDEDKLIRQIMDSVARQGQKVFDKHRHAMRGAHAKSHGGLKGELQVYDNLPTHLAQGLFREPRTYPVMIRFSSVPGDILPDSLSTFRGMAIKVIGVEEPKLLATEPDAVTQDFLMLSSPVFPSGNLARFLPEQLLQEKVVVSAPEEAQQLLGLTARTVNAVTQKVGINLYPTALGITQPETHILGETYYTSAALRYGDYVAKLSAVPLSASLQMLIDKRIEMQSASTLRDLIVEFFREQSAEYELRVQLCTNLKTMPIEDTSVQWSEQDSPYQAIAKITIGMQEAYSPARQVYVDEVLSFSPWHTIAEHQPLGAIQRLRREVYEASSRYRHEMNQQPKGEPRSIEEMPD; encoded by the coding sequence ATGACCAACTCAAATCAATACGTTCGCTACTCCCACGATGTAGAAGTCAAGCAATCGGATGAAGATAAACTCATCCGCCAAATTATGGACTCCGTTGCTCGGCAAGGACAAAAGGTGTTCGACAAACATCGTCATGCCATGCGCGGCGCTCATGCGAAAAGTCATGGCGGACTGAAGGGGGAACTGCAAGTTTACGACAACTTACCTACTCATCTTGCTCAAGGGTTATTCCGCGAACCCCGCACTTATCCGGTGATGATTCGCTTCTCAAGTGTTCCGGGTGACATTCTACCGGATAGTCTTTCGACCTTTCGTGGCATGGCAATTAAGGTGATTGGTGTAGAAGAGCCGAAGCTTCTTGCTACTGAACCCGATGCTGTGACTCAAGATTTTCTGATGCTCAGCAGTCCGGTTTTTCCGTCAGGGAATCTTGCTCGCTTTCTCCCTGAACAGTTGCTTCAGGAAAAGGTAGTGGTCAGTGCTCCAGAGGAGGCGCAACAACTGTTAGGACTGACTGCCCGCACAGTGAATGCAGTCACTCAGAAAGTAGGCATCAACCTTTATCCGACTGCATTGGGAATTACGCAACCTGAAACTCATATTTTAGGAGAGACGTACTATACCTCTGCTGCCCTGCGCTATGGAGACTACGTTGCTAAGTTAAGCGCAGTTCCCCTCTCTGCAAGTCTCCAGATGCTGATCGACAAAAGAATTGAGATGCAGAGTGCTTCTACTCTGCGCGATTTGATTGTGGAGTTCTTTCGAGAACAGTCGGCTGAGTATGAGTTGCGTGTCCAGCTTTGCACTAATTTGAAGACCATGCCAATCGAAGATACTTCGGTGCAGTGGTCAGAGCAGGACAGTCCTTATCAAGCGATCGCTAAAATCACAATTGGGATGCAGGAAGCTTATAGTCCAGCCCGTCAGGTGTATGTAGATGAAGTGCTGTCTTTCAGCCCCTGGCATACCATTGCCGAGCATCAACCGCTAGGAGCAATTCAGCGCCTTCGCAGGGAGGTTTATGAGGCTTCAAGTCGTTACCGACATGAGATGAACCAACAGCCAAAGGGAGAGCCACGTAGTATTGAGGAGATGCCCGATTAG
- a CDS encoding saccharopine dehydrogenase NADP-binding domain-containing protein yields MSERSYDVVLYGASGFVGKQTVQYFARYATSESVRWAIAGRNRQKLEAVRDEIGVTVDVLVADSQDQQAIDAIASQTRVVLTTAGPFALYGNALVDACVRLKTHYVDITGETPWVRTLIDRYHAQAALDGTRIIPCCGFDSVPSDLGTYLIVRYIQQVLHLPCQQVNAYFQVVGGFNGGTLASAFNLYDSRRLTQMNEPFLLNPSQNQTQPQIERNRDPQLPSFDPDLNTWIAPFFMAPVNTRIVRRSCALLEEWQEPYGVDFAYQEYLKLDEPLAGLKAVGLTTGFALLMGAVQQSALRSLIQPILPQPGSGPSEQTMNEGWFSCELVGTASDGRKVRGIIRDQGDPGNRATVKFVCEAALSLALQIDELPGGLSRGGILTPATGLGNVLAERLRRAGMTIAIPI; encoded by the coding sequence ATGTCTGAACGTTCCTATGATGTTGTTCTGTATGGTGCAAGTGGATTTGTTGGCAAACAGACTGTGCAATATTTTGCCAGGTATGCTACTTCTGAATCGGTGCGCTGGGCGATCGCAGGGCGAAATCGCCAAAAGTTAGAAGCAGTTCGAGATGAAATCGGCGTAACCGTGGATGTGCTAGTTGCTGACAGTCAAGATCAGCAGGCAATTGATGCGATCGCATCTCAAACACGGGTCGTTCTTACCACGGCTGGCCCCTTTGCACTCTACGGGAATGCCCTGGTGGATGCGTGTGTGCGACTCAAAACGCACTATGTTGACATCACTGGAGAAACGCCTTGGGTGAGAACGCTCATCGATCGCTACCATGCTCAAGCCGCACTCGATGGCACCCGCATTATTCCCTGCTGTGGCTTTGATTCTGTCCCATCCGATTTGGGCACTTACTTGATTGTTCGCTACATCCAACAGGTATTGCATCTGCCCTGTCAGCAGGTGAACGCTTACTTTCAGGTGGTTGGAGGCTTCAATGGAGGCACACTAGCGTCTGCGTTCAACCTCTATGATTCACGAAGGCTAACACAGATGAATGAACCCTTCTTGCTGAATCCATCTCAAAATCAGACTCAACCTCAGATCGAGCGCAATCGTGACCCACAACTTCCCTCTTTTGATCCAGATCTCAACACTTGGATTGCTCCCTTCTTTATGGCACCTGTCAACACCCGCATTGTTCGTCGGAGTTGCGCTTTGCTTGAGGAATGGCAAGAACCTTATGGTGTCGATTTCGCTTATCAAGAGTATCTCAAACTGGACGAACCCCTCGCAGGGCTGAAAGCAGTTGGTTTGACGACAGGGTTTGCGTTATTGATGGGAGCAGTGCAGCAATCTGCTCTACGATCGCTGATCCAACCGATTTTGCCTCAGCCGGGAAGTGGGCCCTCTGAGCAAACGATGAACGAGGGATGGTTTTCCTGTGAATTAGTCGGCACTGCATCTGATGGACGCAAAGTGCGAGGCATCATTCGAGATCAAGGCGACCCTGGCAATCGAGCGACTGTCAAATTCGTCTGTGAAGCTGCTTTGAGCCTGGCGCTTCAAATCGATGAGTTACCTGGCGGTTTGTCGAGAGGAGGCATTCTCACGCCAGCGACAGGTCTAGGGAATGTTTTAGCAGAACGATTGCGCCGCGCGGGGATGACGATCGCCATTCCTATCTAA
- a CDS encoding AhpC/TSA family protein produces MDLYDRLSQTKRQRISDGATVPILEGCDSTPRTLVLLWSQLGDFDSLEYAWWIQREAQLLQTGGIVVRAVGIGDLKSGEKFCAYTGFSPDCLFVDPTAELHQQLELSPGLSLKLSWLSPSQNAWLNLWLMCAGIGSPGTLAEVFRGYRGDRQAPQLIADEETVKAPPLPPLKGSTFRWAGGSGFQRPFELATLRLRNMTEVLSHWKTYVPDSAYLTQRGATFLFDTQGQLLYEHRDQAILGFAKQMSRPLSFLDSLPDLAPPDLAPPL; encoded by the coding sequence ATGGACTTATACGATCGCTTGAGCCAAACCAAACGCCAACGCATCAGTGATGGAGCTACTGTTCCGATCCTAGAGGGATGTGATTCCACTCCTCGAACACTTGTGTTGCTCTGGTCACAACTGGGGGATTTCGACAGTCTCGAATACGCTTGGTGGATACAGCGAGAGGCGCAATTACTCCAAACAGGTGGAATCGTGGTTCGTGCTGTTGGAATCGGCGATCTTAAATCCGGCGAGAAGTTCTGTGCATATACAGGTTTTTCTCCCGATTGCCTCTTTGTCGATCCGACAGCGGAACTACATCAGCAACTTGAGCTATCCCCTGGATTGTCGCTCAAGCTTTCCTGGCTCTCTCCATCACAAAACGCTTGGCTCAATCTATGGCTGATGTGTGCTGGCATAGGTAGCCCTGGAACCCTAGCGGAAGTCTTTCGAGGCTATCGAGGCGATCGACAAGCCCCACAGTTGATCGCAGATGAAGAGACTGTCAAAGCGCCACCGCTCCCACCGCTTAAAGGCTCTACCTTTCGATGGGCGGGGGGTAGCGGTTTCCAGCGTCCGTTTGAACTCGCCACTTTGCGACTGCGAAATATGACAGAAGTGCTGAGCCATTGGAAAACTTATGTCCCTGACTCGGCATATCTCACGCAGCGCGGTGCAACGTTTTTGTTTGATACTCAGGGTCAGTTGCTTTATGAACATCGAGATCAGGCAATTCTGGGGTTTGCGAAGCAGATGAGCCGACCGCTCTCGTTTCTTGACTCGCTGCCTGATCTAGCGCCACCTGATCTAGCGCCACCTTTATAG